The genomic region GAACCGTTCGACACGGAAGAGTGGATTGAGATGCTCCGCTACACACTGATGCGCCTAGGGATCCTCGCGGGTTGCCTCGTGGTCGTCTGGGGCCTCGTCTACTCCGGCATCGCCCCGCGCGGTCTCGGTGACTCCAACGGCATGTGGATCGTCCTGCTCTCCCTGCTGATCTCGGCCCCCATCAGCTTTGTCGTCCTGCGCAAGGAGCGTGACCGCGCCTCGATCCAGATCGTCGAGCGCGTCGACCGCGTCAAGTCCAACCTGGAGGCCAACCGCAGCCAGGAGGACGACGTGACGGACGAGGTGACACGGGCCCAGGGCCAGGCGTCGTAACGACCGCTACCCCGCTACCCCGCTACCCCGCCACACCGCGATCCCGCTACGCCGCGATCCCGTCGCCACCCCGCTGAGCCGCCACTCCACCGAGCCGTCGGCGGACAACTCGTACTCTTGCTCGTATGGGTGCAGTCAAGAACAAACGGATGCCGCGTGCCGTGCGGGAGCAGCAGATGCTGGACGCGGCGGTGCGGTCCTTCGGGCAACGGGGGTACCGGGCCGCGTCGATGGACGACATCGCCGATCTGGCGGGTGTGTCCAAGCCGTTGGTCTATCTGTACCTGAACTCCAAGGAAGACCTCTTCACCGCGTGCATCCGGCGCGAGGCGGCGGCCCTGACCGCGGCCGTACGCGCGGGGGTCCAGCCGGACCTGCCCGCTGACCGCCAACTCTGGGAAGGGCTGCGGGCGTTCTTCACGCACACCGCGCAGAACCCGGACGGCTGGGCCGTGTTGCACCTCCAGGCGCGTACGCACGGGGAGCCGTTCGCCGCGGAGTTCGCCGCGCTGCGCGAGGAGATGGTCGCGTTCGTCACGGAGCTGATCGTGGTGGCCGCCCGTGAGGCGCGCCGGGATCCGTCGCTGCCCGAGCGCGAGGTCGCCGGCCTCGCGGAAGCCCTCGTCGGCGCGGCCGAGTCCCTCGCCGCCTGGGCCAACGCCACCCCCGGCGTCTCCGCCCGGCAGGCCGCCGCGACCATGATGAACTTCGCCTGGGCGGGCCTGGGGAACCTGATGGAGGAAAGACCGTGGTCGGACACGGCCGGTGCCCCGTGACGGGCGCGGGGCCGCAGGTTCCTGACTGCATCTACCGCGACTGCCGCGACTGCCGCGACTGCCGCGACTGCCGCGACTGCCGCACCTTCCGCGCCTACCGCACCTTCCGCACCTTCCGCATCACAGCTGAGCGTTGAGCACCTCGCCGGTCAGGTGCAGCCGCCCACCCGCCCCGCGCAGTTCGAAGGCGGCGCCCTCCGCCCCGTACGACACCGTCCCCGGCAGGAGCACCGGTGCCCTGAACTCCGCCCGGACCAGGGCCGTTTGAGGCGCCCCGTGCTCGGCGAGGCAGCGTGCCACGGTCCACATGCCGTGCGCGATGGCCCGGCGGAAGCCGAACAGCCGGGCGGTGAGGGGGTGGAGGTGGATCGGGTTGCGGTCGCCGGACGCGGCCCCGTACCGCCGCCCGACATCCCCGGCGAGCGCCCACTCGGCGACGACGGGCAGCGGCACGCGCGCATCGGGCCGCAACGACCCGCGTGCATCAGTCGCGTCGGGTGCTTCGGTCGCGTCGGATGCGGTCGGCCCGCCCGC from Streptomyces sp. NBC_00878 harbors:
- a CDS encoding DUF4229 domain-containing protein: MLRYTLMRLGILAGCLVVVWGLVYSGIAPRGLGDSNGMWIVLLSLLISAPISFVVLRKERDRASIQIVERVDRVKSNLEANRSQEDDVTDEVTRAQGQAS
- a CDS encoding TetR/AcrR family transcriptional regulator, which gives rise to MGAVKNKRMPRAVREQQMLDAAVRSFGQRGYRAASMDDIADLAGVSKPLVYLYLNSKEDLFTACIRREAAALTAAVRAGVQPDLPADRQLWEGLRAFFTHTAQNPDGWAVLHLQARTHGEPFAAEFAALREEMVAFVTELIVVAAREARRDPSLPEREVAGLAEALVGAAESLAAWANATPGVSARQAAATMMNFAWAGLGNLMEERPWSDTAGAP